A window from Candidatus Margulisiibacteriota bacterium encodes these proteins:
- a CDS encoding HU family DNA-binding protein produces MNKKQLAGKVGEKMDLSKAEAERIIDATLEEITAALNSGQKVRLVGFGNFVVRKRKGRVGRNPQTGATITIGESRCPAFVPGINLKKTVKGK; encoded by the coding sequence ATGAACAAGAAGCAGTTAGCCGGCAAGGTTGGCGAGAAAATGGACCTCTCCAAAGCCGAGGCGGAGCGGATCATTGACGCCACGCTCGAAGAGATCACGGCCGCGCTCAACAGCGGCCAAAAGGTCCGCCTGGTCGGTTTCGGCAATTTCGTGGTCCGCAAGCGGAAGGGCCGGGTAGGCCGCAATCCGCAGACCGGCGCGACGATCACCATCGGCGAATCGCGCTGCCCCGCTTTTGTCCCCGGGATCAACCTGAAAAAGACCGTCAAGGGTAAATGA